A stretch of the Panicum virgatum strain AP13 chromosome 9N, P.virgatum_v5, whole genome shotgun sequence genome encodes the following:
- the LOC120691163 gene encoding 2-oxoglutarate-Fe(II) type oxidoreductase hxnY-like, with amino-acid sequence MAVAGGVDLPVVDLASPDPRAAAASVRQACVEHGFFYVTNHGVDGALIEAVFAESKGFFDLPMEEKMKLQRRNHRGYTPPYAEKLDASSEFVGDLKESFYIGPIGDSDLQNDLNQWPSEECFPSWKETMKLYIATVLDTGKRILSLIALGLDLDAEFFHKIGALDCPSTFLRLLHYPGEVNESDSGNYGASAHSDYGALTLLVTDGTPGLQICREKDRDPQLWEDVHHIDGALIVNIGDLLERWTNCVFRSTLHRVVAVGKERYSVAFFFDPNSDTVVRCIESCCSEADPPRFPPIRAGEYITGRINSTYK; translated from the exons atggcggtggcggggggCGTGGACCTCCCCGTGGTGGACCTCGCGTCCCCggacccccgcgccgccgccgcctccgtccgcCAG GCGTGCGTGGAGCACGGGTTCTTCTACGTGACCAACCACGGCGTGGACGGCGCCCTGATCGAGGCGGTGTTCGCGGAGAGCAAGGGGTTCTTCGACCTGCCCATGGAGGAGAAGATGAAGCTGCAGAGGCGCAACCACCGGGGGTACACGCCGCCCTACGCCGAGAAGCTCGATGCCTCTTCCGAGTTCGTAG GAGACCTCAAGGAGAGTTTCTACATTGGGCCTATTGGGGACAGTGATTTGCAGAATGATCTAAACCAATGGCCTTCTGAAG AGTGTTTTCCATCTTGGAAGGAGACAATGAAGTTGTACATTGCAACTGTTCT GGATACCGGCAAAAGGATACTCTCTCTAATTGCTTTGGGTTTGGATTTGGATGCtgaattttttcacaaaattGGTGCATTGGACTGCCCGTCAACATTTCTTCGGTTACTGCATTACCCAG GTGAAGTAAACGAGTCTGATAGTGGAAACTATGGTGCATCAGCCCACTCAGACTATGGTGCACTAACCCTTTTAGTAACGGATGGCACTCCTGGCCTGCAG ATATGCAGGGAGAAGGATAGGGATCCTCAGCTATGGGAAGACGTTCATCACATTGATGG GGCCCTTATTGTTAATATTGGCGACTTGCTAGAAAGGTGGACAAATTGTGTTTTCAG ATCCACACTGCATCGTGTTGTTGCTGTTGGTAAAGAGCGGTATTCG GTGGCTTTCTTTTTTGACCCAAACTCTGATACGGTGGTTCGGTGCATTGAAAGCTGTTGCAGTGAGGCAGATCCGCCGAG GTTTCCACCTATCAGGGCCGGAGAATATATAACCGGGCGAATAAATTCCACATACAAATAA
- the LOC120687833 gene encoding protein DETOXIFICATION 49-like, which produces MYEGLLSQLLPPCLGNANKDGGAGGDGRRVGDEVVVSPDVAVVVVNDAATWKEPPSVLADRPPLTRGGAASEAASILRLSLPMIMTGLILYVRPMISMLFLGRLGELALAGGSLAIGFANITGHSVLSGLATGMEPVCGQAVGARNLPLVGATMQRMVLLLLAVSVPVAFLWAHMEPLLLLCGQDAAIAAAAQRYILLCLPDLLFQSFLHPLRIYLRTQSINLPLTACAVLAVAMHLPVNYVLVSVLSFGVEGVALASALANLHLVLLLLAYIYFSGVHRTTGGFTLSEKLFKDVTGWVRLARLAVESCASVCLEWWWYEIMILLCGLLANPKATVASMGVLIQTTSLLYIFPSSLSFGVSTRVSNELGANRPGAARAAARAGLALSALQGLASCLFAVSVRGVWARMFTADASILALTASVLPILGLCELGNCPQTTGCGVLRGSARPRDGAHINLGAFYVVGTPVAVALAFWAGQGFRGLWLGLLAAQAACVAVMLVVISRTDWAKQAELAQVLAGVDVNGDGGGKDDTAPRVKVAAPHGDEDSSSLLITVQG; this is translated from the coding sequence ATGTATGAGGGGCTCCTCAGCCAGCTGCTGCCGCCGTGCCTGGGCAATGCCAacaaggacggcggcgccggcggggatggCCGTCGGGTTGGTGATGAGGTCGTCGTCTCTCCGGACGTCGCTGTCGTCGTTGTCAACGACGCGGCGACGTGGAAGGAGCCGCCGTCGGTCTTGGCCGACAGGCCGCCGTTgaccaggggcggcgcggcgagcgaggcCGCGTCGATCCTGCGGCTGTCATTGCCGATGATCATGACGGGCCTCATACTCTACGTCCGGCCGATGATATCGATGCTCTTCCTCGGGCGGCTCGGCGAgctcgccctcgccggcgggTCCCTCGCCATCGGCTTCGCCAACATCACGGGACACTCGGTCCTCTCCGGCCTCGCCACGGGGATGGAGCCGGTGTGCGGGCAGGCCGTGGGCGCCAGGAACCTCCCCCTCGTCGGCGCCACCATGCAGCGGATGGTGCTTCTCCTCCTCGCGGTGTCCGTGCCCGTCGCCTTCCTCTGGGCGCACATGGAGCCGCTGCTCCTGCTCTGCGGCCAGGACGCggcgatcgccgccgccgcgcagcgctACATtctgctctgcctcccggaCCTCCTCTTCCAGTCGTTCCTCCACCCTCTCCGCATCTACCTCCGGACCCAGTCCATCAACCTCCCGCTCACCGCCTGCgccgtgctcgccgtcgccatgcACCTCCCCGTCAACTACGTCCTCGTCTCGGTCCTCAGCTTCGGCGTCGAAGGCGTCGCCCTCGCCTCCGCCCTGGCCAACCTCCAcctcgtgctcctcctcctcgcctacATCTACTTCTCCGGCGTGCACCGCACCACCGGCGGCTTCACTCTTTCCGAGAAGCTGTTCAAGGACGTTACCGGGTGGGTGCGGCTGGCCCGGCTCGCCGTCGAGAGCTGCGCCAGCGTCTGCCTCGAGTGGTGGTGGTACGAGATCATGATCCTCCTCTGCGGCCTCCTGGCCAACCCTAAGGCCACCGTGGCGTCCATGGGGGTGCTCATCCAGACCACGTCCCTGCTCTACATCTTTCCGTCGTCGCTCAGCTTCGGCGTGTCGACGCGCGTCAGCAACGAGCTCGGCGCGAACCGGccgggcgccgcgcgcgccgcggcccgcGCGGGGCTCGCGCTGAGCGCGCTCCAGGGCCTGGCCTCCTGCCTGTTCGCCGTGTCCGTGCGCGGCGTGTGGGCGCGCATGTTCACGGCGGACGCGTCCATCCTGGCGCTCACGGCGTCGGTGCTGCCCATCCTGGGGCTGTGCGAGCTCGGCAACTGCCCGCAGACCACCGGCTGCGGGGTGCTCCGCGGGAGCGCGCGCCCCAGGGACGGCGCGCACATCAACCTCGGTGCGTTCTACGTCGTGGGCACGCCCGTGGCCGTGGCGCTGGCGTTCTGGGCTGGGCAGGGCTTCCGGGGCCTCTGGCTTGGCCTCCTCGCGGCGCAGGCCGCCTGCGTCGCCGTGATGCTTGTGGTCATCTCCCGCACGGACTGGGCCAAGCAGGCCGAGCTCGCGCAGGTGCTTGCCGGAGTCGATGTGAACGGAGACGGCGGTGGGAAAGACGACACGGCGCCGCGTGTCAAGGTTGCGGCGCCCCATGGGGACGAGGACTCCAGCAGCTTGCTCATCACTGTGCAGGGCTGA